Proteins encoded within one genomic window of Guyparkeria hydrothermalis:
- a CDS encoding ParA family protein yields the protein MAQTVALYSVKGGVGKTASTVNLAALSAAAGRRVLVWDLDPQRAASWYLQAEPSAERPVKKLLKPKGIAKAVRPTIHNHLWVLPALPGQQAIEHHLADKKDAGYRLAKLLDPLTDQFEEIWIDAPPGLSLLADNVLRAADMVLVPMVPTHLSERTWYQLKQHLDERKIHPEHLRTYLALVDRRRRMHREFRERHRHDIPELLETEIPYASVVERMGEDQQPSVYREPRHPANQAYRALWEEIDALFA from the coding sequence ATGGCCCAGACGGTCGCGCTGTATTCGGTCAAGGGCGGGGTGGGCAAGACCGCCTCGACGGTCAATCTTGCCGCGCTGTCGGCGGCCGCCGGGCGGCGAGTGCTGGTGTGGGATCTCGACCCGCAACGTGCCGCCTCGTGGTACCTGCAGGCCGAGCCCTCTGCCGAGCGGCCGGTCAAGAAGCTACTCAAGCCAAAGGGTATCGCCAAGGCGGTCAGGCCCACCATTCACAACCACCTCTGGGTGCTGCCGGCGTTGCCCGGCCAGCAGGCGATCGAGCATCATCTGGCCGACAAGAAGGATGCCGGCTACCGGCTGGCCAAGCTCCTGGACCCGCTGACCGATCAATTCGAGGAGATCTGGATCGATGCGCCGCCGGGCCTGTCCCTGCTGGCGGACAACGTCCTGCGTGCCGCCGACATGGTGCTGGTGCCGATGGTGCCGACGCACCTCTCCGAGCGCACCTGGTACCAGCTCAAGCAGCACCTCGACGAGCGCAAGATTCATCCGGAACACTTGCGCACCTATCTGGCGCTGGTCGATCGACGTCGGCGCATGCACCGTGAATTCCGTGAGCGCCATCGCCACGACATCCCCGAGCTGCTGGAGACCGAAATCCCCTACGCCTCGGTGGTCGAGCGCATGGGCGAGGACCAGCAGCCGAGCGTCTACCGCGAGCCGCGCCATCCGGCCAACCAGGCGTATCGTGCACTCTGGGAGGAGATCGACGCGCTGTTTGCCTGA
- the ntrC gene encoding nitrogen regulation protein NR(I), producing the protein MQAVADKPTAPRLWVIDDDQAIRWVLERALATTDFDVESFDEVAGAQSRLDRGEAPDVIFSDIRMPGEDGLSFLTRLAVEHPEIPVVIMTAHSDLESAVGAFEKGAFDYLAKPFDIDEAVRLAERAYDASRERAQQAAVPEEAESGSELIGNAPAMQEIFRAIGRLARSSVTVLINGESGTGKELVARALHRHSQRRDGPFVALNTAAIPKDLLESELFGHEKGAFTGAATQRRGRFEQAQGGTLFLDEIGDMPLELQTRLLRVLSDGHFYRVGGTSLIQSDVRVIAATHQRLEDLVKEGRFREDLYHRLNVIRLKLPSLRERVEDIPQLMRFFLARAAEELGVPVKALTRAAEARLCEYPWPGNVRELENIARWLTVMAPGNEIGLDDLPDTVRQGGAGETGGEGDDQLLSRWTSDLSRWAEARLKAGDEDLLATAGPAFERTLLQAALAYTGGHKQKAAALIGWGRNTVTRKLKELGEH; encoded by the coding sequence ATGCAAGCCGTTGCCGACAAGCCGACCGCGCCCCGCCTGTGGGTGATTGATGACGACCAGGCCATCCGCTGGGTGCTGGAGCGCGCCCTGGCCACCACCGACTTCGACGTCGAATCCTTCGACGAGGTGGCCGGCGCGCAGTCGCGTCTCGACCGGGGCGAAGCGCCCGACGTGATCTTCTCCGACATCCGCATGCCGGGCGAGGACGGCCTGAGCTTCCTCACCCGGCTGGCCGTCGAGCATCCGGAGATCCCGGTGGTGATCATGACGGCCCACTCGGACCTCGAGAGCGCGGTCGGGGCGTTCGAGAAGGGCGCCTTTGATTACCTGGCCAAGCCGTTCGACATCGACGAGGCGGTGCGGTTGGCCGAGCGGGCCTATGATGCCTCGCGGGAGCGGGCGCAGCAGGCCGCCGTGCCCGAGGAGGCTGAATCGGGCTCGGAGCTGATCGGCAACGCGCCGGCCATGCAGGAGATCTTCCGCGCCATCGGCCGGCTGGCACGTTCGTCGGTCACCGTGCTGATCAACGGCGAGTCCGGCACCGGCAAGGAACTGGTGGCCCGGGCCCTGCACCGTCACAGCCAGCGTCGTGATGGGCCGTTCGTCGCGCTCAACACGGCGGCCATCCCCAAGGATCTGCTGGAATCGGAGCTGTTCGGCCACGAGAAGGGCGCGTTCACCGGCGCGGCCACGCAGCGGCGGGGGCGCTTCGAGCAGGCCCAGGGCGGCACGCTGTTCCTCGACGAGATCGGCGATATGCCGCTAGAGCTGCAGACCCGCCTGCTGCGGGTGCTCTCCGACGGCCATTTCTATCGGGTCGGAGGCACCTCGCTGATCCAGAGCGACGTGCGCGTGATCGCCGCGACCCACCAGCGCCTCGAGGACCTGGTCAAGGAAGGGCGTTTCCGCGAGGACCTCTATCACCGCCTGAACGTTATCCGCCTGAAGCTGCCTTCCCTGCGCGAGCGGGTCGAGGACATTCCGCAGCTGATGCGCTTCTTCCTCGCCCGGGCCGCCGAAGAGCTGGGTGTGCCGGTCAAGGCCCTCACCCGCGCGGCCGAGGCCCGCCTGTGCGAGTACCCCTGGCCGGGCAACGTCCGCGAACTGGAGAACATCGCCCGCTGGCTAACGGTGATGGCGCCGGGCAACGAGATCGGCCTGGACGACCTGCCCGACACGGTACGCCAGGGCGGGGCCGGCGAGACCGGCGGCGAGGGCGACGACCAATTGCTGTCGCGCTGGACCAGCGACCTGTCGCGCTGGGCCGAAGCGCGCCTGAAGGCCGGCGACGAGGATCTGCTGGCCACCGCCGGCCCCGCCTTCGAACGCACCCTGCTGCAGGCAGCACTTGCCTACACCGGCGGCCACAAGCAGAAGGCCGCCGCCCTGATCGGCTGGGGCCGCAATACCGTCACCCGCAAGCTCAAGGAGCTGGGCGAGCACTGA
- the glnL gene encoding nitrogen regulation protein NR(II) translates to MNPRTEPRLADTLNTAIVVLDERNRPIYLNSAAEQFLGTSYTAALKSGFDAVFEANPLLVDTIREALSTSQVMTLREVELVLAHELVRIADCAITPRPDYPRARVMLELNDIERHLRISRDARINSLQMTTRQMMRGLAHELKNPLGGVRGAAQLLERELPDERLTEYTRIILQETDRLRGLIDRMLGPIDRPNFEWVNVHEPLEQVRQLLRIEAGDRPLDWKLDYDPSLPDVWADRDQLVQVLLNLARNAVQAMREGETPNPRLTFRTRVLRQFTIHGKRHRLAVRIDVEDNGPGVPDELVETLFLPMVSGRAGGSGLGLSLAQTIAERHQGMIEFVPKRRLTRFSLILPIHPDDDSPGSVSSDSSNE, encoded by the coding sequence ATGAACCCGAGAACCGAGCCCCGCCTTGCCGACACACTCAACACCGCGATCGTGGTGCTCGACGAGCGCAACCGGCCGATCTATCTCAATTCGGCGGCGGAGCAGTTCCTCGGCACCAGTTATACCGCGGCGCTGAAGTCTGGGTTCGACGCGGTCTTCGAGGCCAATCCCCTGCTGGTCGACACGATCCGTGAGGCGCTGTCCACCAGCCAGGTGATGACGTTGCGCGAAGTGGAGCTGGTGCTCGCGCACGAGCTGGTCCGGATCGCCGACTGCGCCATCACGCCGCGGCCTGACTACCCCCGTGCCCGGGTGATGCTCGAGCTCAACGACATCGAACGTCACCTGCGCATCTCGCGCGATGCGCGCATCAATTCCCTGCAGATGACCACCCGCCAGATGATGCGCGGGCTGGCCCACGAGCTGAAGAACCCGCTCGGGGGCGTACGGGGCGCCGCCCAGTTGCTCGAACGTGAGCTGCCCGATGAGCGCCTGACCGAGTACACCCGCATCATCCTGCAGGAGACCGACCGCCTGCGCGGACTGATCGATCGCATGCTGGGGCCGATCGACCGGCCCAATTTCGAATGGGTCAACGTCCACGAGCCGCTTGAGCAGGTGCGACAACTGCTGCGCATCGAGGCGGGTGACCGACCGCTCGACTGGAAGCTCGACTACGACCCCAGCCTGCCCGACGTATGGGCCGACCGCGACCAGCTGGTCCAGGTGCTGCTCAACCTCGCCCGCAATGCGGTCCAGGCGATGCGCGAGGGCGAGACCCCCAACCCCCGCCTGACATTCCGCACCCGCGTGCTGCGCCAGTTCACCATCCACGGCAAGCGTCACCGCCTGGCGGTGCGCATCGATGTCGAGGACAACGGGCCGGGTGTGCCCGACGAGCTAGTCGAGACCCTGTTCCTGCCGATGGTCAGCGGCCGGGCGGGCGGCAGCGGTCTTGGCTTGTCGCTGGCCCAGACCATCGCCGAACGCCACCAGGGCATGATCGAGTTCGTGCCCAAGCGCCGGCTCACGCGTTTTTCCCTGATTCTGCCGATCCACCCCGATGATGATTCGCCGGGTTCGGTGTCATCCGATTCTTCGAACGAGTAG
- a CDS encoding 5-(carboxyamino)imidazole ribonucleotide synthase → MGDAEGQCEVPRVEGRTGEPAGLHIGVIGGGQLGQMLGLAGVAMGHRFTFLDPAFEPPAASVGRHIQAEFDDTEALERLAVECDLVTLEFENIPQASAERVAARNCLMPSPAALAVAQDRLEEKQFFEGLGLTVAPWVQVDSVRDIVQGVAHLGGASILKTRRFGYDGKGQVRLADPAHAAHEGGPGNPGEAASAWEALGGVPAVLEKMQHFEREVSIVALRSRSGEQRVYPLVTNVHHHGILWQTTAHRGDPLQAEAERAAKRVMEKLDYVGVLTIEFFVVDGRLVINEMAPRVHNSGHWSLGGACTSQFENHVRALLGWPLGDTDPLGEVAMLNLVGRLPDPEAVLAVPGTSWHDYGKTPRAGRKLGHVTVTAPDANSLESRLDQLRGLITPPGD, encoded by the coding sequence ATGGGTGACGCAGAGGGTCAGTGCGAGGTGCCGCGCGTCGAGGGTCGTACCGGCGAGCCGGCGGGGCTTCATATCGGCGTGATCGGCGGCGGCCAGCTGGGGCAGATGCTGGGGCTGGCCGGCGTGGCCATGGGTCATCGCTTCACCTTTCTCGATCCGGCCTTCGAGCCGCCGGCCGCCTCGGTGGGCCGACACATTCAGGCCGAGTTCGACGATACCGAGGCGCTCGAGCGCCTGGCGGTCGAGTGTGATCTGGTCACCCTGGAGTTCGAGAATATTCCGCAGGCATCCGCCGAACGGGTCGCTGCGCGCAACTGCCTGATGCCCAGCCCTGCGGCGCTGGCCGTCGCCCAGGACCGACTGGAGGAGAAGCAGTTCTTCGAGGGCCTCGGTCTGACGGTCGCCCCCTGGGTGCAGGTCGACTCGGTGCGCGACATCGTTCAGGGCGTGGCGCATCTCGGCGGTGCATCAATCCTCAAGACGCGTCGCTTCGGTTACGACGGCAAGGGCCAGGTACGGTTGGCCGATCCTGCCCATGCCGCCCACGAGGGCGGGCCGGGCAACCCCGGCGAGGCGGCCTCGGCCTGGGAGGCGCTCGGCGGCGTGCCGGCGGTGCTGGAGAAGATGCAGCACTTCGAGCGCGAGGTCTCGATCGTCGCCCTGCGCAGCCGCAGTGGCGAGCAACGCGTCTACCCGCTGGTAACCAACGTCCACCATCACGGCATTCTCTGGCAGACCACCGCCCACCGGGGCGATCCGCTGCAGGCCGAAGCCGAGCGTGCGGCGAAGCGGGTAATGGAGAAGCTCGACTACGTCGGCGTGCTGACGATCGAGTTCTTCGTCGTCGACGGACGGCTGGTGATCAACGAAATGGCGCCGCGCGTGCACAACAGTGGGCATTGGAGTCTCGGCGGGGCCTGCACCTCGCAGTTCGAGAATCATGTCCGTGCCCTGCTGGGCTGGCCGCTGGGCGATACCGACCCGCTGGGCGAAGTCGCCATGCTTAACCTGGTCGGGCGCCTACCGGACCCGGAGGCCGTGCTGGCCGTGCCGGGTACCAGCTGGCACGATTACGGCAAGACGCCGCGAGCGGGGCGGAAGCTCGGTCACGTGACCGTCACCGCGCCGGATGCCAATTCGCTCGAGTCGCGCCTCGATCAACTCCGGGGCCTGATCACGCCGCCCGGCGACTGA
- the purE gene encoding 5-(carboxyamino)imidazole ribonucleotide mutase yields the protein MSAQPLVGVIMGSQSDWETMSHACETLEALEIPYEKEVVSAHRTPDKLFDYAESAVGRGLKIIIAGAGGAAHLPGMVAAKTRLPVFGVPVQSKALSGMDSLLSIVQMPAGVPVGTLAIGRSGAINAALLAAATLATHDEGLAGRLDDWRERQTEAVLDKPEPGEA from the coding sequence ATGAGTGCCCAGCCGCTGGTTGGCGTGATCATGGGCTCCCAGTCGGACTGGGAAACCATGAGCCACGCCTGCGAGACACTCGAGGCTCTCGAGATCCCTTACGAGAAGGAAGTGGTCTCGGCGCACCGTACGCCCGACAAGCTGTTCGATTACGCCGAGTCGGCCGTCGGCCGGGGCCTGAAGATCATTATTGCCGGGGCCGGCGGTGCGGCCCACCTGCCGGGCATGGTCGCTGCCAAGACCCGTCTGCCGGTGTTCGGCGTGCCGGTCCAGTCCAAGGCGCTCTCTGGCATGGATTCGTTGCTGTCGATCGTGCAGATGCCGGCCGGCGTGCCGGTGGGCACGCTCGCGATCGGCCGTTCCGGGGCGATCAATGCCGCGCTGCTGGCCGCCGCGACGCTCGCCACCCACGATGAAGGGCTGGCCGGGCGCCTCGATGACTGGCGCGAGCGCCAGACCGAGGCGGTACTCGACAAGCCCGAACCGGGCGAGGCCTGA
- a CDS encoding SirB2 family protein, with protein MAQASFWIHLHALAAVLSLLGFIVRGGWMLAGSSMLKKKWVKITPHVVDTVLLVSALVAAWLLFWSNGVHPQFLTVKIVGLIVYIGLGLFAMRFGKTRGVRASAWILAILVFLYIAAVGVANTHPQLQDVLPAMVTGV; from the coding sequence ATGGCTCAAGCCTCGTTCTGGATTCACCTGCACGCCCTGGCGGCGGTGCTGTCGCTGCTCGGCTTTATCGTGCGCGGCGGCTGGATGCTCGCCGGCTCGTCAATGCTGAAGAAGAAGTGGGTGAAGATCACGCCGCACGTCGTCGATACCGTCCTCTTGGTCAGCGCGCTGGTTGCTGCCTGGCTGCTCTTCTGGAGTAACGGTGTCCACCCGCAGTTCCTCACCGTCAAGATCGTCGGCCTGATCGTCTACATCGGGTTGGGCCTGTTCGCGATGCGCTTCGGCAAGACCCGCGGCGTGCGCGCCAGTGCCTGGATCCTCGCGATTCTGGTGTTCCTGTACATCGCCGCGGTGGGTGTGGCGAACACGCACCCGCAGCTTCAGGACGTCCTGCCGGCCATGGTGACCGGCGTATGA
- a CDS encoding energy-coupling factor ABC transporter permease produces MQLPNHLVSLPLATIGWLIALGSVAWAVRAAPWSALRAEPARLNLVGLAALFLLGMWSLKATLMPGLTLHFLGAATVTLVIGLELTLIAGLAAAIVLPLAFGGGMAITGWHFVLSALLPALITYAITRASQRWMPPNFFIYLFIGVFLSAVLGVIVHGFGTALLVMAMGLYDADIIWNNYLRILPLLAFPEGVINGMIMTALALVIPQWVISFDDHHYIDGR; encoded by the coding sequence ATGCAGCTACCCAACCACCTGGTCTCCCTGCCATTGGCAACCATCGGCTGGCTGATCGCACTGGGCAGCGTCGCCTGGGCGGTACGCGCCGCGCCGTGGTCCGCCCTGCGCGCCGAGCCGGCCCGCCTCAACCTGGTGGGACTGGCCGCGCTGTTCCTGCTGGGCATGTGGTCGCTCAAGGCCACGCTGATGCCGGGACTGACGCTGCATTTCCTCGGCGCGGCCACCGTTACGCTGGTGATCGGTCTGGAGCTGACCCTGATCGCCGGGCTAGCCGCCGCGATCGTGCTGCCCCTGGCCTTCGGCGGCGGCATGGCGATCACCGGCTGGCACTTCGTCCTCAGCGCGCTGCTACCGGCACTGATCACCTATGCCATAACACGGGCGTCGCAGCGCTGGATGCCGCCGAACTTCTTCATCTACCTGTTCATCGGCGTGTTCCTCTCGGCCGTACTGGGCGTGATCGTCCACGGGTTCGGCACCGCGCTGCTGGTGATGGCGATGGGGCTCTACGACGCCGACATCATCTGGAACAACTACCTGCGCATCCTGCCGCTACTGGCGTTCCCGGAGGGTGTGATCAACGGCATGATCATGACCGCGCTGGCGCTGGTGATCCCGCAATGGGTCATCTCCTTCGACGACCACCACTACATCGACGGCCGCTAA
- a CDS encoding c-type cytochrome translates to MKKLTAIALASGLAVASSQAMAADAAAGKKLYEQSCASCHGMKAEGQGMFPKLAGKSAEHITTALTHYKNGDQAALKEMGGNLGGSNYSIMAPNAAGLSESDMENLGAYISSL, encoded by the coding sequence ATGAAAAAACTGACCGCGATTGCTCTCGCTTCGGGTCTGGCCGTCGCCTCCTCGCAGGCCATGGCTGCCGACGCCGCTGCCGGCAAGAAGCTCTACGAACAGAGCTGCGCTTCCTGCCACGGCATGAAGGCTGAAGGCCAGGGCATGTTCCCGAAGCTGGCCGGCAAGAGCGCCGAGCACATCACCACCGCGCTGACCCACTACAAGAACGGCGACCAAGCCGCTCTGAAGGAAATGGGCGGCAACCTGGGTGGCTCCAACTACTCCATCATGGCGCCGAATGCCGCCGGCCTGTCCGAGAGCGACATGGAGAACCTGGGCGCCTACATCAGCAGCCTCTGA
- a CDS encoding ABC transporter permease: MDLYSLTPFDLALAAGLVLALGVVQVLLGLGLFRTLAFNSVRMVLQLLLVGVILEAVFDAATLPWIALIAVVMMGLAGHEVVARQKRAIRGWHGYGIGLAAMSATALIVTVLALTLMIETDPWYTPQYAIPLLGMILGNTMTGIGLALNNLTQTAWQSRREIEARLVLGHSVRDATAELRSDSMRAGLIPTLNMLAAAGVISLPGMMTGQILAGSPPIEAVKYQILIMFLIAAATGFGSLVAVQLGARRLFDARDRLRLDRLRGR, from the coding sequence ATGGATCTGTATAGCCTGACCCCCTTCGATCTCGCGCTGGCGGCTGGGCTGGTCCTGGCGTTGGGCGTGGTGCAGGTGCTCCTGGGCCTTGGCCTGTTCCGCACCCTCGCATTCAACAGCGTGCGCATGGTGCTGCAGCTGCTGCTGGTGGGCGTGATTCTCGAGGCGGTGTTCGATGCCGCCACGCTGCCGTGGATCGCGCTGATCGCGGTGGTGATGATGGGGCTGGCCGGCCACGAGGTGGTCGCGCGGCAGAAGCGCGCCATCCGCGGCTGGCACGGTTACGGCATCGGTCTGGCGGCGATGAGTGCCACGGCGCTGATCGTGACCGTGCTGGCGCTGACCTTGATGATCGAGACCGACCCCTGGTACACGCCGCAGTACGCCATCCCGCTGCTGGGGATGATCCTCGGCAACACCATGACCGGGATTGGTCTGGCGCTGAACAACCTCACCCAGACGGCCTGGCAGAGCCGCCGCGAGATCGAGGCGCGGCTGGTGCTGGGCCATTCGGTGCGCGACGCGACTGCCGAACTGCGTTCGGACTCGATGCGTGCCGGGCTGATCCCGACGCTCAACATGCTTGCCGCGGCCGGGGTGATCAGTCTGCCCGGCATGATGACCGGTCAGATCCTCGCCGGCTCGCCACCGATCGAGGCGGTGAAGTACCAGATCCTGATCATGTTTCTGATTGCCGCGGCGACGGGGTTCGGCTCGCTGGTGGCGGTGCAGTTGGGTGCCCGCCGGTTGTTCGATGCCCGTGACCGCCTGCGTCTCGACCGGCTGCGTGGCCGATGA
- a CDS encoding ABC transporter ATP-binding protein: MLFEVRGLQGRNVPPVSFALAAGEVLTVQGESGVGKSQMLRALADLSPHEGEIRLDGTEQQTLPATDWRRQVVLVPAESGWWADTVAEHFVRRPSESWWERLRLRPALWESPVDRLSSGERQRLAVLRALVLEPRVLLLDEPTANLDRDNAAAMAGLLLDYVREHEAVAVWISHNPEEVRSQARRWLEMTPEGGVLHGSV, from the coding sequence ATGTTGTTCGAGGTGAGGGGCCTGCAAGGGCGCAATGTGCCGCCCGTTTCCTTCGCGCTGGCGGCCGGCGAGGTTCTGACCGTGCAGGGCGAATCTGGGGTGGGCAAGAGCCAGATGCTGCGTGCGCTGGCGGATCTGTCGCCCCACGAGGGCGAGATCCGGCTGGACGGGACCGAGCAGCAGACCCTGCCGGCGACCGACTGGCGCCGGCAGGTGGTACTGGTGCCGGCGGAGTCCGGCTGGTGGGCGGACACGGTGGCCGAGCATTTCGTCCGCCGACCGTCGGAGAGCTGGTGGGAACGGCTGCGGCTGCGTCCGGCGCTGTGGGAGTCGCCGGTCGATCGGCTCTCCTCCGGCGAGCGCCAGCGCCTGGCCGTGTTGCGCGCCCTGGTGCTGGAGCCGCGGGTGCTGCTTCTCGACGAGCCGACGGCGAACCTCGACCGCGACAACGCCGCCGCGATGGCCGGGCTGTTGCTCGACTACGTGCGGGAGCACGAGGCAGTCGCCGTCTGGATCAGCCACAACCCCGAGGAGGTGCGTTCCCAGGCGCGCCGCTGGCTGGAAATGACACCCGAGGGAGGGGTGCTGCATGGATCTGTATAG
- a CDS encoding c-type cytochrome: MAQHTPKVDPMSKLIGFVSALLVLVAVLYMVNALMNTVDENSLEGAVVEKPESKEATKTAKAESTGGSADEGGSAGGSGGDVAAGEQKFASCAACHGADGKGQGGAFPALTGLSAAETEKKLIAYRDGDQEYLKSVGLGDRYGTMAPNASGLSDEDVADLAAYIGDAFGGGAGGSADAGGNGGNGGGAVDGDVSAGEKVYASCQACHGADGNGQGGAFPALTGMDAADLQKKLIAYRDGDQEYLKSVGLGDRYGTMAPNASNLSDEDIANVSVYIADKFGGSNGGGAEGGKSAGGDKAKAEKKPAEPTIVDESTVKHGEALFSNCAICHGEKGEGAELFNAPKLAGMGMDQAASLLKIYRKGQEMGPNSYAMIPQAKHLSDYDIEGLAAYIATLEQGGE; this comes from the coding sequence GTGGCTCAACATACCCCCAAGGTCGATCCGATGTCGAAGCTGATCGGCTTCGTCTCGGCGCTGCTCGTGCTGGTTGCCGTGCTTTACATGGTCAACGCGCTGATGAACACCGTCGACGAGAACTCGCTTGAAGGCGCAGTGGTCGAGAAGCCGGAAAGCAAGGAAGCCACCAAGACGGCCAAGGCCGAGTCGACCGGCGGGTCGGCTGACGAGGGTGGTTCCGCGGGCGGCTCCGGTGGTGACGTTGCCGCTGGCGAGCAGAAGTTCGCCAGCTGCGCAGCGTGCCACGGTGCTGACGGCAAGGGTCAGGGCGGTGCTTTCCCGGCGCTGACCGGCCTGTCCGCCGCCGAGACCGAGAAGAAGCTGATCGCTTACCGCGACGGCGACCAGGAGTACCTGAAGTCGGTTGGTCTGGGTGACCGCTACGGCACCATGGCGCCGAACGCTTCCGGCCTGTCCGACGAGGACGTTGCCGACCTGGCTGCCTACATCGGCGACGCCTTCGGTGGCGGTGCCGGCGGTTCGGCCGATGCCGGCGGCAACGGCGGCAATGGCGGTGGCGCCGTTGACGGTGACGTCAGCGCCGGCGAGAAGGTCTACGCCTCCTGCCAGGCCTGTCACGGTGCGGATGGCAACGGCCAGGGCGGCGCCTTCCCGGCACTGACCGGCATGGATGCGGCCGACCTTCAGAAGAAGCTGATCGCTTACCGCGACGGCGACCAGGAATACCTGAAGTCGGTCGGCCTGGGTGACCGCTACGGCACCATGGCACCGAATGCCTCCAACCTGTCCGACGAGGACATCGCCAACGTGTCCGTCTACATCGCCGACAAGTTCGGCGGCAGCAACGGTGGCGGTGCCGAGGGTGGCAAGTCTGCCGGTGGCGACAAGGCCAAGGCCGAGAAGAAGCCGGCCGAGCCGACCATCGTGGACGAGTCCACCGTCAAGCACGGCGAGGCACTGTTCTCCAACTGCGCCATCTGCCACGGCGAGAAGGGCGAGGGCGCCGAGCTCTTCAACGCGCCGAAGCTGGCCGGCATGGGCATGGACCAGGCCGCCAGCCTGCTGAAGATCTACCGCAAGGGCCAGGAAATGGGTCCGAACTCCTACGCGATGATCCCGCAGGCCAAGCACCTGTCCGACTACGACATCGAAGGCCTGGCCGCGTACATCGCGACGCTGGAACAGGGCGGCGAGTAA